From Bifidobacterium sp. ESL0790, one genomic window encodes:
- a CDS encoding rhamnan synthesis F family protein: MILSESSVNRLGIFFFYDKEGVVDDYVSTLLEGFKPFFSEMTIVVNGKLTSEGRAKLLHFTDEDKLIVRENKGFDAWAYKTALDSYGWEKLARFDEICLFNATIMGPVYPFSEMFEAMDQRDLDFWGITKFHRVPNDPFDRSPYGYLPEHIQSHFHAYRQSLVKSEEFQKYWDNLPEIKNYYDSVGLHESLFTKRFADKGFKWDVYVNTDSLEGFTYGPITFAAKQLVEEKRCPIFKRRSFFHPYGDSITQSAGNNALDLFEYLRDHTDYDTDLIWQNALRTMNLADLEKNLHLDFVLPQQTGVPLPEGKRIALVMHLYYMDLLDQTMSYATSMPEGCDIILTVGSEEKAETVRAYCEKHHLPYNIDIRIIENRGRDVSALLVGAGKDLLKYDYVCSMHDKKVTQVQPQSIGDGFRYKCFENNLATKEYVENIIHLFESNPRLGIAMPTPPNHGDYFAPYTLNWGLDFDGTKEFLENTLDVHVPLDEKEEAVAPLGTMFWFRPEALHGLLDHGWEYEDFPPEPNKTDATLLHYIERAYAYVAQYNGYFPAYIFSDRFARMEITNLAFEERELVRAISDKWLGRNVEVTKDNIKKGKGKAYHAVHFVRSSIKRTPLVGPLLVKLYRKWIRFRKA; this comes from the coding sequence ATGATCCTTTCAGAATCGAGCGTGAACCGTCTCGGAATCTTCTTCTTCTACGACAAAGAAGGCGTGGTGGATGACTACGTATCTACCTTGCTTGAAGGTTTCAAGCCGTTCTTTTCCGAGATGACCATCGTCGTCAACGGCAAACTCACCTCCGAAGGACGCGCCAAGCTTCTGCACTTCACCGACGAAGACAAACTCATCGTTCGCGAAAACAAAGGCTTCGACGCATGGGCCTATAAAACGGCTTTGGACTCATACGGCTGGGAGAAGCTCGCGCGATTCGATGAGATCTGCCTGTTTAATGCCACCATCATGGGCCCCGTCTATCCATTCTCCGAAATGTTCGAGGCTATGGACCAACGCGATCTCGATTTCTGGGGCATCACTAAATTCCACCGCGTTCCTAACGACCCATTCGACAGAAGCCCCTATGGCTACCTTCCCGAGCACATCCAATCGCACTTCCACGCTTATCGGCAAAGCCTGGTAAAGAGCGAGGAGTTCCAGAAATACTGGGACAATCTTCCCGAAATCAAAAACTATTACGACTCAGTGGGCCTGCATGAGTCATTATTCACCAAACGATTCGCCGACAAAGGCTTCAAGTGGGATGTCTATGTCAACACCGACAGCCTTGAAGGATTCACGTACGGGCCGATAACGTTCGCGGCCAAGCAACTGGTCGAGGAGAAACGATGCCCGATTTTCAAGCGTCGTTCGTTCTTCCATCCCTATGGTGATTCCATCACACAATCGGCGGGCAACAATGCGCTTGACCTTTTTGAATACCTGCGCGACCACACGGACTACGACACCGACCTCATCTGGCAGAACGCACTGCGCACTATGAACCTGGCCGACCTGGAGAAGAACCTTCATCTGGACTTCGTCCTGCCACAGCAAACCGGCGTACCGCTTCCCGAAGGCAAGCGCATCGCATTGGTCATGCATCTCTATTACATGGATCTTCTGGACCAAACCATGTCCTATGCCACCTCCATGCCAGAGGGTTGCGACATCATCCTCACAGTCGGGTCCGAGGAGAAGGCAGAAACCGTACGCGCCTATTGCGAAAAACACCATCTGCCCTACAACATCGACATCCGCATCATCGAAAACCGCGGCCGTGATGTGAGCGCGCTGCTTGTCGGAGCCGGCAAAGACCTACTCAAGTACGATTACGTCTGCAGCATGCACGACAAGAAAGTCACGCAGGTTCAACCCCAATCCATCGGCGATGGCTTCCGATACAAGTGTTTTGAGAACAACCTTGCGACGAAGGAGTATGTCGAAAACATCATCCACCTCTTCGAAAGCAACCCTCGCCTTGGCATCGCCATGCCCACACCTCCCAATCATGGCGATTATTTCGCGCCGTACACGCTCAACTGGGGACTCGATTTCGACGGCACCAAAGAGTTCCTCGAAAACACACTCGATGTGCATGTGCCGCTGGATGAGAAGGAAGAGGCCGTGGCCCCGCTCGGCACCATGTTCTGGTTCCGCCCCGAAGCCCTGCATGGCCTGCTCGACCATGGCTGGGAATATGAGGACTTCCCCCCAGAACCCAACAAGACCGACGCCACATTGCTGCACTATATCGAACGCGCCTACGCCTATGTGGCCCAATACAATGGATATTTCCCCGCCTACATCTTCTCCGACCGGTTCGCCCGCATGGAAATCACCAACCTCGCCTTCGAGGAACGCGAACTTGTCAGGGCCATCAGCGACAAATGGCTTGGACGCAACGTCGAAGTGACCAAGGACAATATCAAAAAAGGCAAGGGCAAAGCCTATCATGCGGTGCACTTTGTCAGGAGTTCCATCAAGCGCACTCCCCTTGTCGGCCCCCTGCTTGTGAAGCTGTATAGAAAGTGGATCAGGTTCAGGAAAGCCTAA
- a CDS encoding rhamnan synthesis F family protein, which translates to MLLNRNSVNRLGIFFFYDADGIVDDYVTTLLDGFKPFFSEMTIVVNGKLTNEGRAKFLRYVDDDRLIVRENTGFDVWAYKTALDSYGWKKLETFDEVCLFNHTIMGPVYPFSEMFEAMDQRDLDFWGITKYHQVAKDPFGDSPYGYLPEHIQSHFHAYRKSLVQSKDFQDYWDHLPQIRTYNDSVGLHESLFTKRFADKGFKWDTYVNTDEMEKLTYGPIMFFTPKLVAEKRCPIFKRRSFFHHYDDQLIQTMGNNVLDLYEFLRDHTDYDTDLIWQNALRTMNLADLMKNLHLNYILPQNIGTAIPQNKRIALVMHLYYMNTIDHSLSYISSMPKGCDVILTVASEEKAQIVREHCAKMQLSYNIDIRVVKNQGRDVSALLIGVGADLLKYDYVCFIHDMKFTQLTPLNIDGGTHSKGFDNTIPTKEYVQNVIQFFESNPRLGIAMPTPPNHAGYFPAYTFGWIDDAEGTKNLLEKTLGMDVLPIDEDKEVIAPLDGAAWVRPEALRQIINHKWSYDDFPKERLDADDTINHYIVRSYAYIAQANGYFPAYILSDRFARMEITNLAFEQRELVRAIDKPWLGLDIEQTKKNIKKYKHIPYELCRRVIALIKTCIKHIPVLGPYIVQKRKEMREQQESQVDEE; encoded by the coding sequence ATGTTATTGAATCGTAATAGCGTGAATCGTCTGGGAATCTTCTTTTTCTATGACGCAGACGGCATCGTCGATGATTACGTGACAACGCTACTCGATGGATTCAAACCATTCTTTTCCGAAATGACCATTGTGGTCAATGGCAAACTCACCAACGAAGGCCGGGCCAAATTCCTGCGCTACGTTGATGACGACAGATTGATCGTACGAGAAAATACCGGATTCGACGTCTGGGCTTATAAGACAGCGCTGGATTCCTATGGATGGAAGAAGCTGGAGACCTTCGACGAGGTCTGTCTGTTCAACCACACCATCATGGGACCCGTCTATCCTTTCTCCGAGATGTTCGAGGCAATGGACCAGCGCGACCTGGATTTCTGGGGCATAACTAAATACCACCAAGTCGCGAAAGATCCTTTTGGCGACAGCCCCTACGGATATCTGCCCGAGCATATTCAGTCGCACTTCCACGCCTATCGGAAAAGCTTGGTGCAATCCAAAGATTTCCAAGATTACTGGGACCATCTTCCCCAAATCCGCACTTACAATGATTCCGTCGGCTTACATGAAAGCCTCTTCACCAAACGATTCGCCGACAAAGGCTTCAAATGGGACACTTACGTCAACACAGATGAGATGGAAAAACTCACCTACGGCCCGATCATGTTCTTCACTCCGAAGCTGGTCGCCGAAAAACGCTGCCCAATCTTCAAACGTCGCTCATTCTTCCATCATTATGATGACCAGCTCATCCAAACGATGGGCAACAACGTCCTTGATCTTTATGAGTTTTTGCGCGACCACACGGATTATGACACCGACCTCATCTGGCAGAACGCGCTACGCACCATGAACCTGGCCGACCTGATGAAGAACCTGCATCTCAACTACATTCTTCCTCAAAACATCGGCACGGCGATTCCCCAGAACAAACGAATTGCTCTGGTAATGCACCTTTATTACATGAACACTATCGACCATAGCCTGTCATATATTTCCTCCATGCCGAAAGGCTGCGACGTCATTCTCACGGTTGCCTCGGAGGAGAAAGCACAAATAGTACGTGAGCACTGCGCCAAAATGCAGCTGTCTTACAACATCGACATCCGGGTTGTCAAAAACCAAGGTCGCGATGTCAGCGCGTTGCTGATTGGCGTCGGCGCCGATTTGCTCAAATATGACTATGTCTGCTTCATACATGACATGAAATTCACCCAGCTCACCCCCCTGAACATTGATGGAGGGACCCACTCTAAGGGCTTCGACAATACGATTCCAACCAAGGAATACGTACAGAATGTCATACAATTTTTTGAGAGCAACCCCCGCCTTGGCATCGCCATGCCTACCCCGCCCAATCATGCTGGTTACTTCCCTGCATATACCTTCGGATGGATCGACGATGCCGAGGGAACCAAAAATCTGCTGGAGAAAACCCTGGGCATGGATGTTTTGCCCATCGATGAGGACAAGGAGGTCATCGCGCCATTGGACGGAGCGGCATGGGTCCGCCCCGAGGCCCTACGCCAAATCATCAACCACAAGTGGAGCTATGATGATTTTCCCAAGGAGCGCCTCGACGCCGATGACACGATAAACCATTACATCGTCCGCTCTTACGCGTACATCGCCCAGGCGAATGGTTACTTCCCCGCCTATATACTCTCGGATCGATTCGCGCGTATGGAAATCACCAATCTTGCCTTTGAACAACGCGAATTGGTACGGGCGATAGACAAGCCCTGGCTAGGCCTGGATATCGAACAGACAAAGAAGAATATTAAGAAATACAAGCATATTCCTTACGAGCTTTGCCGCCGCGTCATAGCCCTAATCAAGACCTGCATCAAACACATACCGGTTCTCGGCCCCTATATCGTTCAAAAGCGTAAAGAAATGCGAGAGCAGCAGGAGTCTCAGGTTGATGAGGAATAA